Proteins from a genomic interval of Mycobacterium conspicuum:
- a CDS encoding CopG family transcriptional regulator, with the protein MRTTVVIDSDVAREIERLRREGLGISEALNLLARRGMTNVAATKPVKYRHRTANIGLKVDVTNVADVLDLLDDDH; encoded by the coding sequence ATGCGGACCACTGTGGTGATCGACAGCGACGTCGCACGCGAGATCGAACGGCTGCGCCGCGAGGGCCTGGGCATCAGCGAGGCCCTGAACCTTCTGGCGCGGCGCGGAATGACCAACGTCGCGGCCACCAAGCCGGTCAAGTACCGGCACCGCACCGCGAACATCGGCCTGAAGGTCGACGTCACCAACGTCGCCGACGTGCTTGACCTGCTTGACGATGATCATTGA
- a CDS encoding TA system VapC family ribonuclease toxin translates to MIIDANLLLYAVDESSAQNAAAAAWLERTLDGDSRVGIPWQTIGAFLRIVTHPRVTENPLSGADAWRYVDDWLAIPVVWIPPATEVTARVYGKLCAQVEITGNLVPDAQLAALALEHGVEIASADTNFMRFPGVRWTNPLEHV, encoded by the coding sequence ATGATCATTGACGCGAACCTGCTGTTGTACGCGGTGGATGAGAGCAGCGCGCAAAACGCAGCGGCCGCAGCCTGGCTGGAACGAACGCTGGATGGCGATAGCCGAGTCGGGATTCCCTGGCAGACCATTGGCGCCTTCCTCCGGATCGTCACACACCCGCGGGTAACCGAGAACCCCCTGTCGGGCGCAGATGCCTGGAGATACGTCGACGACTGGCTAGCGATCCCCGTGGTGTGGATTCCGCCCGCAACCGAGGTCACCGCACGGGTCTACGGCAAGCTCTGCGCACAAGTTGAAATCACTGGCAATCTTGTTCCCGATGCACAACTGGCCGCCCTCGCGCTTGAACACGGCGTCGAAATCGCCTCTGCGGACACAAATTTCATGCGGTTTCCGGGCGTTCGCTGGACCAACCCACTCGAGCATGTCTGA
- a CDS encoding tyrosine recombinase XerC has protein sequence MQAILEEFDDYLDLQCNRSAHTRRAYLGDLRSLWAFLDGRGLDLKGLSLPVLRTWLASSAGAGAARTTLARRTSAVKAFTAWAVRRGLLATDPAARLQVPKAHRTLPSVLRQDQALAAMAAAKSGAQQGDPLALRDRLIVEMLYATGIRVSELCGLDIDDVDTGQRLVRVLGKGNKPRTVPYGVPAADALRAWLAEGRPALVTAESGPALLLGARGRRLDVRQVRTVVHQTVAAVDGAPDMGPHGLRHSAATHLLEGGADLRVVQELLGHSSLATTQLYTHVAVSRLRAVHDQAHPRA, from the coding sequence ATGCAGGCGATCCTCGAGGAGTTCGACGACTACCTCGACCTGCAATGCAACCGCTCGGCGCACACCCGTCGCGCCTACCTGGGCGACCTGCGTTCACTGTGGGCCTTCCTGGACGGGCGCGGCCTCGACCTCAAGGGCCTGAGCCTGCCCGTCCTGCGGACCTGGCTGGCCAGCTCGGCCGGCGCCGGCGCCGCGCGCACCACGCTGGCCCGACGCACCTCGGCGGTCAAGGCGTTCACCGCGTGGGCCGTGCGGCGCGGGCTGCTCGCCACCGACCCGGCCGCCCGGCTGCAGGTGCCCAAGGCGCACCGCACCCTGCCGTCGGTGCTGCGCCAGGATCAGGCGCTGGCGGCCATGGCCGCCGCGAAATCCGGTGCCCAGCAAGGTGATCCGTTGGCCCTGCGGGACCGGCTGATCGTCGAGATGCTCTACGCCACCGGCATCCGGGTGAGCGAGCTGTGCGGCCTGGACATCGACGACGTGGACACCGGGCAGCGGCTGGTGCGGGTCCTGGGCAAGGGCAACAAGCCGCGCACCGTGCCGTACGGGGTGCCGGCCGCCGACGCGCTGCGCGCCTGGCTGGCCGAGGGCCGTCCGGCGCTGGTCACCGCCGAGTCCGGCCCGGCGCTGCTGCTGGGCGCGCGGGGCCGGCGCCTCGACGTGCGGCAGGTCCGCACCGTCGTGCACCAAACCGTCGCCGCGGTGGACGGCGCGCCCGACATGGGGCCGCACGGCCTGCGGCACAGCGCGGCCACCCACCTGCTGGAGGGCGGCGCCGACCTGCGGGTCGTCCAGGAATTGCTCGGCCATTCCAGCCTGGCGACCACCCAGCTCTACACCCACGTCGCGGTGTCCCGGCTGCGGGCCGTGCACGATCAGGCGCATCCGCGGGCCTGA